A window from Longibacter salinarum encodes these proteins:
- a CDS encoding FG-GAP repeat domain-containing protein — MTRSAASSISFALLALVAGVLTFAGATGSTGSAQSSGVADDTTMLFRDATVKHLPTSELTGYSMDAAVADVNGDGALDVVIANEFKPNILLLGDGTGHFRDASERIPSHDRDSEDVAVADFDGDGYLDIVVVTEDDTVNEFYLNDGSGHFRDAGDRWPVEGTSNAVIVVDLDDNGFPDLLVGNNGQNRALINDSTGRFSDETASRLPSRDDVTQDLELGDVDGDGDLDLIVGNEDVNRLLLNDGRGRFRDADPRALPILDVPEETREADFGDVDGDGDLDLIFANVRLFVEDARRQNRLLLNDGSGRFRDATAARIPIDDQSSLDADFVDLDLDGDLDIVTSNVLFDGESIKSAPYGILLNDGGGRFSDATRFALPKIITGRGLDSEAADFDSDGRPDLFLCSRGTVDRLLLSVPPPLPDTIAVDTLTTDSLSRDTMSRDSASSDSMLQDTTLTDTLSTD, encoded by the coding sequence ATGACCCGTTCCGCTGCGTCGTCCATTTCGTTCGCCTTGCTGGCATTGGTCGCTGGTGTGCTGACCTTTGCCGGTGCAACTGGAAGCACCGGCAGCGCACAGTCGTCAGGCGTCGCCGACGATACCACGATGCTCTTTCGAGACGCGACCGTGAAGCACCTCCCGACGTCGGAGCTCACGGGATACAGCATGGACGCGGCCGTGGCAGACGTGAATGGAGACGGCGCGCTCGATGTGGTCATTGCCAACGAGTTTAAGCCGAATATCCTGCTTCTCGGAGACGGAACCGGTCATTTCCGGGACGCTTCCGAACGCATTCCCTCGCACGATCGTGACAGCGAAGATGTAGCTGTCGCCGATTTTGACGGCGACGGATACCTCGACATTGTGGTCGTCACGGAGGACGACACGGTCAACGAGTTCTACCTGAACGATGGCTCGGGCCACTTCAGGGACGCGGGCGATCGCTGGCCGGTGGAAGGCACCTCGAACGCTGTTATCGTGGTCGACCTGGACGATAACGGCTTTCCAGATCTTCTTGTCGGCAACAACGGGCAAAACCGTGCGCTCATCAACGATAGTACCGGTCGTTTCTCGGATGAAACGGCGTCGCGCCTACCAAGTCGCGATGATGTCACGCAGGATCTTGAACTCGGGGATGTCGATGGTGACGGCGATCTGGATCTCATTGTCGGAAACGAAGACGTCAACCGCCTGCTATTGAACGACGGTCGTGGCCGCTTTCGGGATGCTGACCCGAGAGCTCTGCCCATTCTCGATGTCCCGGAGGAAACCCGGGAGGCTGATTTCGGAGACGTCGACGGCGACGGCGACCTCGACCTGATCTTCGCCAATGTTCGGCTTTTTGTCGAAGATGCCCGGCGCCAGAATCGGCTCCTGCTAAACGATGGTAGCGGCCGGTTTCGGGACGCGACCGCGGCTCGCATACCGATCGACGACCAGAGTTCGCTCGATGCAGACTTCGTCGATCTCGACCTTGACGGCGACCTCGACATCGTGACGTCGAACGTGCTCTTCGACGGTGAATCCATTAAGAGCGCACCCTACGGCATTTTACTGAACGATGGCGGTGGGCGCTTTTCGGACGCCACACGCTTCGCTCTGCCGAAGATTATCACCGGGCGCGGGCTTGATTCGGAGGCGGCCGACTTTGACTCGGATGGCCGCCCGGATCTGTTTCTCTGCAGTCGCGGCACCGTGGACCGGTTACTGCTGTCCGTCCCGCCGCCTCTCCCGGACACGATCGCAGTGGACACGCTGACGACCGATAGCCTCTCGCGCGACACCATGTCCCGTGATTCGGCATCGTCTGACTCGATGCTTCAGGACACAACGTTAACGGATACCCTTTCAACCGACTAG
- a CDS encoding M28 family peptidase has protein sequence MFPRFIAVVVALAVILTFSAQPQRVAAQPLTGFSPSSSDAQQTCESRLTDIPTASAFRAHLQRLTKEPHPAGSAANERVAAYIDSVMNAAGLDVERYPYDLYMPSPDAAHNIDVELVTPIRQPLNRQEYILEEDRFSNHPNLDPAWNAYSGSGDVTAEVVYANYGRKEDFEWLAENDISVKGKIVLARYGGNFRGFKAKYAEEAGAAGLIMYTDPADGGYADGLPYPEGRHASESTIQRGSVLTPLSGDPLTPAGPSLPNGEGAERLSPEEADLPTIPVTPLPHASTKKILERMDGQPVPQGWQGALPFAYRVTGGSELTVRLRVDQPKQMVRASNVIGRIEGSEYPEQWIVLGAHYDAWTFGAVDPNSGTASLLLIAEALGEMAKNGCRLRRSILIGHWDAEEYGILGSTEWVEQLQDELTTGGVAYINADAAVSGDRFGGAAAPSLKQPLLDAAATVDHPSSDSLTVLERAQTRADDDSILGNLGGGSDHVGFYTFAGVPSLGAGMRGSAPIYHSAYDNFAWYERFADTTFVHGPALARVDGILALRLANAEVLPYDVVRYATDLRSHLDDLAERASEQDVEADFTALDSAIDSLRDAATTFTEARDAALANDRTVPNLEQVNEAMIGLEKAFLHPPGLQNHPLKRSLYASPDPFSGYASWMLPGLRYEVEAGTASGLARWVDIYVRAVNDLTGRVQKAIDLLQ, from the coding sequence ATGTTTCCACGCTTCATCGCCGTCGTTGTCGCTCTCGCTGTCATTCTCACCTTCAGCGCGCAGCCACAACGCGTTGCCGCGCAGCCCCTCACCGGCTTCTCCCCATCCTCGTCCGATGCCCAGCAGACGTGCGAGTCGAGACTCACGGATATTCCCACGGCATCAGCATTTCGCGCTCACCTGCAACGGCTGACGAAGGAGCCGCATCCCGCCGGTTCGGCAGCCAATGAGCGGGTCGCTGCCTACATCGACTCCGTCATGAACGCGGCGGGCCTGGACGTCGAGCGCTACCCGTACGACCTCTACATGCCCTCTCCGGATGCGGCGCACAATATCGACGTGGAGCTCGTCACTCCGATTCGCCAGCCGCTCAATCGACAGGAATACATCCTCGAAGAGGATCGGTTTTCGAATCACCCGAACCTCGATCCCGCCTGGAACGCGTATTCCGGGTCGGGCGACGTGACAGCAGAAGTCGTGTACGCCAATTATGGGCGCAAGGAGGATTTCGAGTGGCTCGCCGAAAACGACATTTCCGTCAAGGGGAAAATTGTTCTCGCGCGCTACGGTGGCAACTTCCGCGGCTTCAAGGCCAAGTACGCGGAGGAAGCGGGCGCTGCGGGCCTGATCATGTACACGGATCCAGCGGACGGTGGATATGCCGATGGCCTACCGTATCCCGAGGGGCGCCACGCGAGTGAAAGCACGATCCAGCGTGGCTCGGTGCTCACGCCCCTGTCTGGCGATCCGCTCACCCCGGCCGGGCCGTCGCTGCCGAACGGTGAGGGGGCCGAACGACTCTCCCCTGAGGAGGCCGATCTCCCGACGATCCCCGTGACCCCGCTTCCGCACGCCTCGACGAAGAAAATCCTCGAGCGAATGGACGGGCAGCCGGTCCCGCAGGGATGGCAGGGCGCGCTCCCGTTCGCGTACCGCGTGACCGGCGGCTCCGAGCTCACGGTTCGTCTGCGCGTCGACCAGCCGAAGCAGATGGTGCGCGCGTCGAACGTGATCGGTCGCATCGAGGGGAGCGAGTACCCGGAGCAGTGGATCGTTCTCGGAGCACACTACGACGCGTGGACGTTCGGTGCCGTTGACCCGAACAGCGGCACGGCGAGCCTTCTCCTCATCGCAGAGGCGCTCGGGGAGATGGCTAAAAACGGCTGTCGCCTCCGTCGCTCGATCCTCATCGGCCACTGGGATGCAGAAGAGTACGGTATTCTCGGCTCAACCGAATGGGTGGAGCAGTTGCAGGACGAACTAACAACGGGCGGCGTGGCGTACATTAACGCGGATGCAGCCGTCTCCGGCGATCGCTTCGGCGGTGCTGCAGCTCCTTCCCTCAAGCAGCCGCTCCTCGACGCGGCGGCCACGGTCGATCATCCGTCGTCCGACTCACTTACCGTGCTCGAGCGCGCCCAGACACGGGCGGATGACGACAGCATTCTCGGCAATCTCGGCGGCGGATCGGACCACGTCGGCTTTTACACGTTCGCGGGCGTTCCCTCGCTGGGCGCCGGCATGCGAGGCTCGGCACCGATTTACCATAGTGCCTACGACAATTTCGCGTGGTATGAGCGCTTCGCCGACACGACCTTCGTCCACGGCCCCGCCCTGGCTCGCGTCGACGGCATTCTTGCCCTTCGCCTCGCCAACGCGGAGGTGCTTCCGTACGATGTCGTTCGCTACGCGACGGACCTGCGCTCTCACCTCGATGACCTCGCAGAACGTGCCAGTGAACAGGACGTGGAAGCTGACTTCACGGCTCTCGATTCGGCAATCGACTCGCTTCGCGATGCCGCGACGACCTTTACAGAGGCACGCGATGCGGCTCTCGCAAACGATAGAACGGTCCCGAACCTCGAACAGGTAAACGAGGCGATGATCGGGCTCGAAAAGGCGTTTCTTCACCCCCCAGGGCTCCAGAACCACCCGCTCAAACGGTCGCTGTATGCATCGCCCGACCCGTTCAGCGGATACGCCTCGTGGATGCTCCCGGGACTTCGCTACGAGGTCGAAGCCGGCACCGCCTCCGGCCTTGCCCGGTGGGTCGATATCTACGTCCGTGCCGTGAACGACCTGACCGGTCGCGTGCAGAAAGCGATCGACCTTCTCCAGTAA
- a CDS encoding M1 family metallopeptidase, translating to MDASLRFSPPFVSLITLLFVLSYGTVACQAQPAGNGGPTPAHPEIDVQHYDFRVTLSDRSDEITGEATVRLRLTTDTLTAIRLDLDDPQTDNVKETGMTVTAVEEEGRSVSFRQVNDHVVIEPEGQLKEGEERTFTIRYSGTPADGLIIGSNRHGDRTFFGDNWPNRARHYVPVVDHPSDKATVAWTVDAPSRYDVVANGERLGQTDHGDRRVTRYRTEATLPTKVMVFGAAEFVVDSLGVQGDIPMQSWVYPEDRGPAMRDLQVAPRIVRFFEGNIAPYPFAKLANVQSTTRYGGMENASAIFYSESAMADGEPSTGLVAHEIAHQWFGNTVTEADWPHLWLSEGFATYLEKLYLEYAEGAQEMRESMASARNQALAFQRQNPDEPLVDTTYTDPAQLLTSNPYLKGAWVLHMLRFELGDKAFWSTLQTFYERKKSGNATTADFQSAAEDVSGKSLDIFFEQWTRRAGYPILDIEWHYSDQNEAVELTVEQVQRSPVFDVPLEIGLAIGDTEDLATLDITKRKETFTVDVPAPVSDVTVDPHTWLLGEWDVHSASK from the coding sequence ATGGACGCTTCCCTGCGATTCTCGCCCCCCTTCGTTTCTCTCATCACTCTGCTCTTTGTTCTGAGCTACGGTACCGTAGCGTGCCAGGCGCAGCCTGCGGGAAACGGTGGGCCCACGCCTGCTCACCCGGAGATCGATGTGCAGCACTACGACTTTCGAGTGACGTTGTCGGACCGTAGCGACGAAATCACTGGCGAGGCGACCGTTCGACTCCGCCTCACGACCGATACGCTAACGGCGATCCGTCTGGATCTCGATGATCCACAGACCGACAATGTAAAGGAAACCGGGATGACCGTCACGGCAGTGGAGGAGGAAGGCCGCTCCGTCTCATTTCGACAGGTGAACGATCATGTGGTCATCGAGCCAGAGGGCCAGCTGAAAGAGGGTGAGGAGCGCACATTTACGATACGTTATTCGGGCACACCAGCCGATGGTCTCATCATTGGAAGCAATCGCCACGGCGATAGAACCTTCTTCGGTGACAACTGGCCCAATCGTGCTCGGCATTACGTACCGGTTGTCGATCACCCGTCGGACAAGGCGACGGTGGCCTGGACGGTCGATGCTCCGTCTCGCTACGATGTTGTGGCGAATGGCGAACGACTCGGACAGACGGACCATGGCGATCGCCGCGTGACCCGCTATCGTACCGAAGCAACTCTACCGACGAAGGTGATGGTCTTCGGGGCGGCGGAATTCGTCGTCGACTCGCTCGGCGTTCAGGGCGACATCCCGATGCAGAGCTGGGTATATCCAGAAGACCGCGGGCCGGCCATGCGAGATCTGCAGGTCGCTCCTCGCATCGTGCGGTTCTTCGAGGGGAATATCGCGCCGTACCCGTTTGCCAAGCTGGCCAACGTGCAGTCGACGACACGCTACGGGGGAATGGAAAACGCGAGCGCGATCTTCTACAGTGAAAGTGCTATGGCAGACGGTGAGCCGTCGACGGGTCTCGTCGCCCACGAGATCGCGCACCAGTGGTTTGGTAACACGGTAACAGAGGCAGATTGGCCGCACCTCTGGCTCAGCGAAGGCTTCGCAACGTACCTTGAGAAACTGTATCTCGAATATGCGGAAGGAGCTCAGGAGATGCGGGAGTCGATGGCGTCAGCCCGAAATCAGGCACTGGCGTTTCAGCGTCAGAACCCAGACGAGCCGTTGGTTGACACGACGTATACGGATCCCGCGCAATTGCTCACATCCAATCCGTATCTGAAGGGCGCCTGGGTCCTGCACATGCTCCGCTTCGAACTTGGCGACAAGGCCTTCTGGTCGACGCTGCAGACATTTTACGAGAGAAAAAAGTCTGGCAATGCAACCACGGCAGATTTTCAGTCGGCGGCGGAGGATGTCTCTGGGAAGAGCCTGGACATCTTTTTCGAGCAGTGGACCCGGCGTGCCGGATACCCGATTCTTGACATCGAGTGGCACTACAGCGATCAGAACGAAGCGGTCGAGTTGACGGTCGAGCAGGTTCAGAGGTCCCCCGTCTTCGACGTGCCGCTCGAGATCGGTCTTGCTATTGGCGATACCGAAGATCTCGCCACGCTCGACATCACGAAACGGAAGGAAACGTTCACGGTCGATGTGCCAGCGCCTGTGTCGGACGTCACGGTCGATCCGCACACGTGGCTTCTGGGGGAGTGGGATGTTCACTCGGCGTCGAAATGA
- a CDS encoding nuclear transport factor 2 family protein: MDCFKRIATSTPTRSSSRFWYRCLVLMLCAGTAGSAPSLAASPEHGEVKERVAPRDTAEAAVRGAIEALFDGMRAGDASAVREAFHDDARLFTATADSLRSGNIESFAEAVGSPRDQVWDERTYEVTVDIDGPMASAWVPYAFYLGDELSHCGVNAVQLVKGNGQWKILQLVDTRRTECDLPDSVTSPDGE; the protein is encoded by the coding sequence ATGGACTGCTTCAAGCGCATCGCCACGAGCACGCCGACCCGCTCATCGTCCCGCTTCTGGTATCGGTGTCTGGTTCTGATGCTCTGTGCGGGAACCGCCGGATCGGCGCCGTCCCTGGCCGCTTCGCCCGAGCATGGGGAGGTGAAGGAACGGGTGGCGCCTCGCGACACCGCAGAAGCGGCCGTCCGCGGCGCGATCGAAGCGCTCTTTGACGGAATGCGAGCCGGTGATGCTTCTGCAGTGCGAGAGGCCTTCCACGACGACGCGCGCCTTTTCACCGCAACTGCAGATTCGCTCCGGTCGGGTAACATCGAGAGCTTTGCCGAGGCCGTCGGGTCGCCGCGGGACCAGGTGTGGGACGAGCGGACGTACGAGGTGACGGTCGACATCGACGGTCCGATGGCCTCTGCGTGGGTGCCGTACGCGTTCTACCTGGGCGACGAACTGAGCCACTGCGGGGTCAATGCCGTGCAGCTCGTCAAGGGGAACGGGCAGTGGAAGATTCTCCAGCTCGTTGACACCCGGCGCACGGAGTGCGACCTACCGGATTCGGTCACATCCCCGGATGGCGAGTAG
- a CDS encoding alkaline phosphatase produces the protein MQRFVLFFSAVLLLSAGSGMMSPVSGQPTAADDARRPTNVILFIPDGFGPASATMARDYLRKYEGVGELAMDSIQTGSVRTFSTSSRVTDSAAGATAYATGVKTYNGAIAVDTLQRPLGTLLRAAEGRGMATGMVVTSRITHATPASFSSHVPERWMENEIAAQQIQSGADVILGGGMRHFLPSSAEGSEREDDRNLIDEARAKGYTFVDDRDGLMNLSNGPVLGLFSMSHLDYEIDRDPAVQPSLAEMTDKALSLVSKDKDGYFMMVEASRVDHAGHGNDAAAHLKDIIAYNEAMEVALKHARRDGNTLVVSVSDHETGGLTLGRDIHKEDGVDGVYAWHPEVLHRVEGSHGAMFDAVSARYDHLPDGATATDSVDAVAAVLSNMAGIDDLTDAERASIQNSLGSYDLNYTVSDLIERRAVIGWTTRGHTAVDVNLYAYGPGVENFRGNMDNTEVGDILASLLNLDLDALTADLREETEETQKAEKSKTDATSGPSPGSE, from the coding sequence ATGCAACGCTTCGTCCTTTTCTTCTCGGCCGTTCTTCTGCTCTCCGCCGGCAGCGGGATGATGTCGCCTGTATCGGGCCAACCCACGGCTGCCGATGATGCGCGCCGGCCAACCAATGTGATTCTCTTCATTCCGGATGGGTTCGGTCCCGCCAGCGCGACGATGGCACGCGACTACCTTCGAAAGTACGAGGGCGTCGGCGAGCTCGCGATGGACTCGATCCAAACCGGTAGCGTCCGCACCTTCTCCACATCCAGCCGAGTGACGGATTCCGCCGCCGGTGCAACCGCTTATGCGACGGGCGTAAAGACGTACAATGGAGCCATTGCGGTTGACACGCTCCAACGTCCGCTCGGAACGCTCCTTCGCGCCGCGGAGGGACGTGGCATGGCAACGGGCATGGTGGTCACGAGTCGGATCACCCACGCGACGCCCGCCTCCTTCTCTTCCCACGTGCCGGAACGCTGGATGGAAAATGAGATCGCCGCGCAGCAAATCCAGAGTGGAGCTGACGTCATTCTGGGCGGCGGAATGCGGCACTTCCTACCGTCCTCGGCAGAGGGAAGCGAGCGGGAGGACGACCGCAATCTGATCGACGAGGCACGAGCCAAGGGGTACACGTTCGTCGATGACCGCGACGGCCTCATGAACCTATCCAACGGTCCCGTGCTCGGTCTCTTCAGCATGAGCCACCTGGATTACGAGATCGACCGTGACCCAGCGGTCCAACCGAGCCTGGCGGAGATGACGGACAAAGCCCTCAGTCTCGTTTCCAAGGACAAGGATGGCTACTTCATGATGGTCGAAGCGAGCCGCGTCGATCACGCCGGGCATGGCAACGACGCTGCAGCGCACCTGAAAGACATTATCGCCTACAACGAGGCGATGGAGGTTGCACTCAAGCACGCCCGCCGAGATGGCAACACGCTCGTCGTCAGTGTGTCCGACCATGAAACCGGCGGCCTTACGCTGGGTCGCGATATCCACAAAGAAGACGGCGTGGACGGCGTTTATGCATGGCATCCGGAGGTCCTCCACCGTGTGGAAGGCTCGCATGGTGCGATGTTCGATGCCGTCTCCGCGCGTTACGATCATCTACCGGACGGTGCCACGGCGACCGATTCCGTGGATGCCGTCGCAGCCGTTCTGAGCAACATGGCCGGCATCGATGACCTCACGGATGCGGAGCGGGCGTCCATCCAGAACAGCCTCGGATCGTACGACCTCAATTACACCGTCTCAGACCTCATCGAGCGCCGCGCCGTCATCGGTTGGACCACCCGCGGCCACACCGCCGTCGACGTGAATCTCTACGCGTATGGACCTGGCGTCGAGAACTTCCGCGGCAACATGGACAATACGGAGGTCGGAGACATTCTGGCGTCTCTGCTCAACCTCGACCTCGATGCGCTCACGGCGGATCTTCGCGAGGAAACTGAAGAGACCCAAAAGGCTGAGAAATCAAAAACGGACGCCACCTCCGGTCCGTCGCCTGGGTCCGAATAA
- a CDS encoding DUF4442 domain-containing protein: MADHSSNPFREILQQHRDAGEDRRAEQITRAVGSTIPFMSTAGVNIDVYTPQRVVVTLPDRPPVHNHVGTPHAAALALLAEAATGLVVALNLSDGSVPLLRSMNVDFRRMARGTVHAEAALGEETQQRITRRPIGKVMVDVELLADGETAVTGALQWAWIPASRLPSSEG; encoded by the coding sequence ATGGCCGACCATAGCAGCAATCCATTTCGGGAGATCCTCCAGCAGCATCGTGATGCAGGCGAGGACCGGCGAGCCGAACAAATCACGCGAGCCGTCGGCTCCACGATTCCGTTCATGTCGACGGCAGGCGTGAACATTGACGTGTACACACCGCAGCGCGTCGTGGTGACGCTTCCGGATCGGCCGCCGGTCCACAATCACGTCGGAACGCCACACGCCGCCGCTCTCGCGCTGCTGGCTGAAGCAGCAACGGGCCTGGTGGTCGCGTTGAACCTGTCCGATGGTTCGGTGCCGCTGCTTCGATCGATGAATGTCGATTTCCGCCGGATGGCACGCGGGACGGTCCACGCGGAGGCCGCCCTCGGCGAGGAAACGCAGCAGCGCATCACCAGACGCCCCATCGGCAAAGTGATGGTCGATGTCGAATTGCTTGCGGACGGCGAGACGGCCGTGACCGGCGCGCTGCAATGGGCGTGGATTCCCGCGAGCCGCCTTCCTTCATCCGAGGGATAA